A genomic region of Trifolium pratense cultivar HEN17-A07 linkage group LG3, ARS_RC_1.1, whole genome shotgun sequence contains the following coding sequences:
- the LOC123917193 gene encoding receptor-like protein EIX1 isoform X1, producing the protein MTILTSQMSLLLLLLLSLTTFHRSVSSNDQKLVQCNEKDEETLLIFKKGINDSYGKISTWSTEIDCCAWEGVHCDNITGRVTELDLGNHGLTGEINLSILQLEFLSYLDLSLNHFDVMNIPATQHNITHPSNLIYLDLSTDSIYASLHMNNLDWLSPLSSLKYLNLSFIDLHKVTNWLQAVNTLPSLLELQLSDCKLNNFIINPSIQYSNLSSLLTLDLSYNNLTSQIPNWFFNLTRDLAYLDLSGNHIHGEIPSSLLNLQNLRYLDLSFNKLQGSIPDEISQLPNIQHLGLYRNMLSGSNIPSTLENLSSLNYLSIGGNNFSGEISENTFSKLSNLDSLDLSSSNFVFQFDLDWVPPFQLHELYLGNTNQGPNFPSWIYTQKSLQYLDLSSSGISLVDRNNFSSLIERISDYLDLSNNFLTGDISNLTLKGDTLYLSNNSFTGGLPNISPNAGVVDFSYNSFSGSIPHSWNNMKELIIINLWSNKLSGEVLLPFSDLKQLHNLNLGKNKLSGTIPINMSQKLQVVILRDNLFEGTIPPQLFNLPDLFHLDLAQNKLLGSIPDCAYNLTQMVASNNVNSFYADVTYELFTKGQDYMYRINPRRRTIDLSANNLSGNVPLELFHLVQVQTLNLSQNNFIGTISKMIGGMNNMESLDLSNNKFCGEIPQSMSLLTFLEYLNLSCNNFDGKIPIGTQLQSFNASSYIGNPKLCGAPLNNCTIKEENPKNATPSPENEDDDSIRESVFLGMGVGFAAGFWGICGSLFLIRKWRHACYRFVDGVGGKVYVTLMVKLNSFHRN; encoded by the coding sequence ATGACCATTCTTACTTCACAAATGTCACTTCTTTTGCTTCTACTTTTATCTTTAACCACATTTCACAGAAGTGTGTCTAGTAATGATCAAAAATTGGTTCAATGCAATGAGAAAGATGAAGAGACATTGTTAATCTTCAAAAAGGGAATCAATGATAGTTATGGTAAGATATCAACATGGTCAACCGAAATAGATTGCTGTGCATGGGAAGGAGTCCATTGCGACAACATTACTGGCAGAGTTACAGAACTTGATCTCGGCAATCATGGTTTGACTGGTGAGATTAACTTGTCTATCCTACAACTTGAGTTTCTGAGTTACTTGGATTTGAGTTTGAATCATTTTGATGTGATGAATATTCCAGCCACTCAACACAACATCACACATCCATCTAACCTTATCTACCTTGACTTATCCACTGATTCCATCTATGCTTCTCTTCACATGAATAATCTTGATTGGCTTTCTCCACTTTCTTCATTGAAATATCTGAACCTTAGTTTTATTGATCTTCATAAGGTAACCAATTGGCTTCAAGCTGTTAATACACTTCCTTCACTATTAGAATTACAACTGAGTGATTGTAAACTGAACAACTTCATCATCAACCCATCTATTCAATATTCGAATTTGTCTTCACTTTTAACCCTTGATCTTTCTTACAACAACTTGACCTCTCAGATACCAAATTGGTTTTTTAATCTCACCAGAGATCTCGCTTATCTTGACCTTTCAGGTAACCATATACATGGTGAGATACCTTCAAGCTTGCTAAACCTTCAAAATCTGAGATACCTTGATCTCTCTTTTAACAAACTACAAGGTTCAATTCCAGATGAAATAAGCCAACTACCAAATATTCAACACCTTGGTCTTTACCGTAACATGTTAAGTGGTTCCAATATTCCTTCAACTTTAGAAAACCTCTCATCCTTAAATTACTTGTCCATTGGTGGTAATAATTTCTCAGGTGAAATTTCAGAAAATACATTTTCCAAACTCTCTAATTTAGATTCACTAGACTTGTCAAGTTCTAATTTTGTATTCCAATTTGATTTGGATTGGGTTCCTCCTTTTCAACTCCATGAACTTTATTTGGGAAATACAAATCAAGGTCCAAACTTTCCATCTTGGATATATACACAGAAGTCACTGCAATATCTCGACTTATCGAGTTCGGGAATTTCATTGGTAGATAGAAACAATTTTTCGAGCCTTATAGAAAGAATATCTGATTATCTTGATTTGTCAAACAATTTCTTGACTGGGGACATATCAAACCTAACACTAAAGGGTGATACTTTATATTTGTCAAACAATAGTTTCACAGGAGGACTCCCAAACATATCACCGAATGCCGGTGTTGTTGATTTTTCTTACAACTCCTTCTCAGGATCAATTCCACATAGTTGGAATAACATGAAAGaattaattatcattaatttaTGGAGTAATAAGCTATCTGGTGAAGTTTTGTTACCCTTCTCTGATTTGAAACAATTGCATAACTTGAACTTGGGGAAAAATAAACTTTCTGGAACCATACCAATCAATATGTCCCAAAAATTACAAGTGGTCATATTGAGAGATAACCTATTTGAAGGGACTATTCCACCACAACTATTCAATCTCCCTGATTTGTTTCATTTGGACCTTGCACAAAACAAACTTTTGGGATCTATTCCTGATTGTGCCTACAACTTGACTCAAATGGTTGCTTCTAATAATGTGAATTCATTCTATGCTGATGTTACATATGAGTTGTTTACAAAAGGTCAAGACTATATGTACCGTATTAACCCACGTAGGCGGACTATTGACCTTTCAGCTAACAACTTGTCTGGAAACGTGCCACTGGAATTATTTCACCTTGTTCAAGTTCAAACGTTGAACTTATCTCAGAATAATTTTATTGGAACAATATCTAAGATGATTGGAGGCATGAACAATATGGAGTCCCTTGATCTCTCTAATAATAAGTTTTGTGGTGAAATTCCTCAAAGCATGTCTCTGTTAACCTTTTTGGaatatttgaatttatcatGCAACAATTTTGATGGAAAAATCCCAATAGGAACTCAACTTCAAAGTTTTAATGCATCGAGCTACATTGGGAATCCTAAACTATGCGGAGCTCCTCTTAATAATTGTACTATAAAAGAAGAAAATCCTAAAAATGCAACTCCATCTCcggagaatgaagatgatgactCCATACGAGAATCAGTGTTTCTTGGCATGGGAGTTGGATTTGCAGCAGGTTTCTGGGGAATTTGTGGTTCTTTGTTTCTTATTAGGAAGTGGAGGCATGCATGCTATCGGTTTGTTGATGGAGTGGGTGGCAAGGTCTATGTAACTTTGATGGTAAAGTTAAATAGCTTTCACAGAAATTGA
- the LOC123917193 gene encoding receptor-like protein EIX2 isoform X2, which produces MTILTSQMSLLLLLLLSLTTFHRSVSSNDQKLVQCNEKDEETLLIFKKGINDSYGKISTWSTEIDCCAWEGVHCDNITGRVTELDLGNHGLTGEINLSILQLEFLSYLDLSLNHFDVMNIPATQHNITHPSNLIYLDLSTDSIYASLHMNNLDWLSPLSSLKYLNLSFIDLHKVTNWLQAVNTLPSLLELQLSDCKLNNFIINPSIQYSNLSSLLTLDLSYNNLTSQIPNWFFNLTRDLAYLDLSGNHIHGEIPSSLLNLQNLRYLDLSFNKLQGSIPDEISQLPNIQHLGLYRNMLSGSNIPSTLENLSSLNYLSIGGNNFSGEISENTFSKLSNLDSLDLSSSNFVFQFDLDWVPPFQLHELYLGNTNQGPNFPSWIYTQKSLQYLDLSSSGISLVDRNNFSSLIERISDYLDLSNNSFTGGLPNISPNAGVVDFSYNSFSGSIPHSWNNMKELIIINLWSNKLSGEVLLPFSDLKQLHNLNLGKNKLSGTIPINMSQKLQVVILRDNLFEGTIPPQLFNLPDLFHLDLAQNKLLGSIPDCAYNLTQMVASNNVNSFYADVTYELFTKGQDYMYRINPRRRTIDLSANNLSGNVPLELFHLVQVQTLNLSQNNFIGTISKMIGGMNNMESLDLSNNKFCGEIPQSMSLLTFLEYLNLSCNNFDGKIPIGTQLQSFNASSYIGNPKLCGAPLNNCTIKEENPKNATPSPENEDDDSIRESVFLGMGVGFAAGFWGICGSLFLIRKWRHACYRFVDGVGGKVYVTLMVKLNSFHRN; this is translated from the exons ATGACCATTCTTACTTCACAAATGTCACTTCTTTTGCTTCTACTTTTATCTTTAACCACATTTCACAGAAGTGTGTCTAGTAATGATCAAAAATTGGTTCAATGCAATGAGAAAGATGAAGAGACATTGTTAATCTTCAAAAAGGGAATCAATGATAGTTATGGTAAGATATCAACATGGTCAACCGAAATAGATTGCTGTGCATGGGAAGGAGTCCATTGCGACAACATTACTGGCAGAGTTACAGAACTTGATCTCGGCAATCATGGTTTGACTGGTGAGATTAACTTGTCTATCCTACAACTTGAGTTTCTGAGTTACTTGGATTTGAGTTTGAATCATTTTGATGTGATGAATATTCCAGCCACTCAACACAACATCACACATCCATCTAACCTTATCTACCTTGACTTATCCACTGATTCCATCTATGCTTCTCTTCACATGAATAATCTTGATTGGCTTTCTCCACTTTCTTCATTGAAATATCTGAACCTTAGTTTTATTGATCTTCATAAGGTAACCAATTGGCTTCAAGCTGTTAATACACTTCCTTCACTATTAGAATTACAACTGAGTGATTGTAAACTGAACAACTTCATCATCAACCCATCTATTCAATATTCGAATTTGTCTTCACTTTTAACCCTTGATCTTTCTTACAACAACTTGACCTCTCAGATACCAAATTGGTTTTTTAATCTCACCAGAGATCTCGCTTATCTTGACCTTTCAGGTAACCATATACATGGTGAGATACCTTCAAGCTTGCTAAACCTTCAAAATCTGAGATACCTTGATCTCTCTTTTAACAAACTACAAGGTTCAATTCCAGATGAAATAAGCCAACTACCAAATATTCAACACCTTGGTCTTTACCGTAACATGTTAAGTGGTTCCAATATTCCTTCAACTTTAGAAAACCTCTCATCCTTAAATTACTTGTCCATTGGTGGTAATAATTTCTCAGGTGAAATTTCAGAAAATACATTTTCCAAACTCTCTAATTTAGATTCACTAGACTTGTCAAGTTCTAATTTTGTATTCCAATTTGATTTGGATTGGGTTCCTCCTTTTCAACTCCATGAACTTTATTTGGGAAATACAAATCAAGGTCCAAACTTTCCATCTTGGATATATACACAGAAGTCACTGCAATATCTCGACTTATCGAGTTCGGGAATTTCATTGGTAGATAGAAACAATTTTTCGAGCCTTATAGAAAGAATATCTGATTATCTTG ATTTGTCAAACAATAGTTTCACAGGAGGACTCCCAAACATATCACCGAATGCCGGTGTTGTTGATTTTTCTTACAACTCCTTCTCAGGATCAATTCCACATAGTTGGAATAACATGAAAGaattaattatcattaatttaTGGAGTAATAAGCTATCTGGTGAAGTTTTGTTACCCTTCTCTGATTTGAAACAATTGCATAACTTGAACTTGGGGAAAAATAAACTTTCTGGAACCATACCAATCAATATGTCCCAAAAATTACAAGTGGTCATATTGAGAGATAACCTATTTGAAGGGACTATTCCACCACAACTATTCAATCTCCCTGATTTGTTTCATTTGGACCTTGCACAAAACAAACTTTTGGGATCTATTCCTGATTGTGCCTACAACTTGACTCAAATGGTTGCTTCTAATAATGTGAATTCATTCTATGCTGATGTTACATATGAGTTGTTTACAAAAGGTCAAGACTATATGTACCGTATTAACCCACGTAGGCGGACTATTGACCTTTCAGCTAACAACTTGTCTGGAAACGTGCCACTGGAATTATTTCACCTTGTTCAAGTTCAAACGTTGAACTTATCTCAGAATAATTTTATTGGAACAATATCTAAGATGATTGGAGGCATGAACAATATGGAGTCCCTTGATCTCTCTAATAATAAGTTTTGTGGTGAAATTCCTCAAAGCATGTCTCTGTTAACCTTTTTGGaatatttgaatttatcatGCAACAATTTTGATGGAAAAATCCCAATAGGAACTCAACTTCAAAGTTTTAATGCATCGAGCTACATTGGGAATCCTAAACTATGCGGAGCTCCTCTTAATAATTGTACTATAAAAGAAGAAAATCCTAAAAATGCAACTCCATCTCcggagaatgaagatgatgactCCATACGAGAATCAGTGTTTCTTGGCATGGGAGTTGGATTTGCAGCAGGTTTCTGGGGAATTTGTGGTTCTTTGTTTCTTATTAGGAAGTGGAGGCATGCATGCTATCGGTTTGTTGATGGAGTGGGTGGCAAGGTCTATGTAACTTTGATGGTAAAGTTAAATAGCTTTCACAGAAATTGA
- the LOC123917192 gene encoding receptor-like protein EIX2 codes for MMTILTTQMPLLLLLLLSLTTFHKTRSSNDHKLVRCNEKDQETLLIFKKGINDSYGHISTWSTEKDCCAWEGVHCDNITGRVTELDLREQDLKGEINLSILKLEFLSYLDLSWNDFDVINIPATQNNITHASNLFYLDLSIYFDTSTLHMDNLDWLYPLSSLKYLNLTGIDLHKETNWFRAVNTLPSLLELQLSHCNLNKYFNINPSIEYLNLSSLVTLDVSHNNITFQSPNWFFNLTKDLTYLDLSRTNIHGEILSSLLNLKKLRILDLSLNQLQGFVPDEISQLANIHHLDLFGNRLSGSNIPSIVANLSSLEHLNIGYNNFSGKISEITFSKLSNLEYIDLRSSNFVFQFDLNWVPPFQLQHLSLSNTNQGPNFPSWIYTQKSLQYLDLSSSGISSVDRNNFLSLIERIPFLSLSNNSITEDISNLTLKCDSLYLDQNNFKGGLPNISPMAYIVDLSDNAFSGSIPHSWKKLKYLYFIDLWNNKLSGEVLVHLCDWTRLRFLNLGENEFSGTIPIKMSQKLNSFILRTNQFEGTIPPQLFNLPYLFHLDISHNKFSGSMPECAYNLTLMVTQPVHSDSYNARFVWFTKAQDYCVLNFNSNRRTIDLSSNNFSGEVPSELFLLVQVQTLNLSHNNFIGTIPKVIGGMKNMESLDLSNNKFCGEIPQSMSLLNFLGYLNLSYNNFEGKIPIGTQLQSFNASSYIGNPKLCGAPLTNCTTKEGNPKTTTTSPENEDDDSIRESLFLGMGVGFAAGFWGICGSLFLIRKWRHAYYRFVDGVGDKLYVIFMVKLNSFRRN; via the coding sequence ATGATGACCATTCTTACTACACAAATGCCACTTCTTTTGCTACTACTTTTATCTTTAACCACATTTCACAAAACCAGGTCTAGCAATGATCACAAACTGGTTCGATGCAATGAGAAAGATCAAGAAACATTGTTAATCTTCAAAAAGGGAATCAATGATAGTTATGGTCATATATCAACATGGTCAACCGAAAAAGATTGTTGTGCATGGGAAGGAGTCCATTGCGACAACATTACTGGCAGAGTTACTGAACTTGATCTTCGTGAACAAGATTTGAAAGGTGAGATCAACTTGTCTATCCTAAAACTTGAGTTTCTGAGTTACTTAGATTTGAGCTGGAATGATTTTGATGTGATAAATATTCCGGCCACTCAAAACAACATCACACATGCATCTAACCTTTTCTACCTTGACTTATCCATCTACTTTGATACTAGTACTCTTCACATGGATAATCTTGATTGGCTTTATCCACTTTCTTCCTTGAAATATCTCAACCTTACTGGAATTGATCTTCATAAGGAAACCAATTGGTTTCGAGCAGTGAATACACTTCCTTCACTATTAGAGTTACAATTGAGTCATTGTAACCTAAACAAGTACTTCAATATCAACCCATCAATTGAGTACTTGAATCTGTCTTCACTTGTAACTCTTGATGTTAGTCACAACAACATCACCTTTCAGTCACCAAATTGGTTTTTTAATCTCACCAAAGATCTCACTTATCTTGACCTTTCAAGGACCAACATACATGGTGAGATACTTTCAAGCTTGCTAAATCTTAAAAAATTGAGAATCCTTGATCTCTCTTTGAACCAATTACAAGGATTTGTTCCGGATGAAATAAGCCAACTAGCAAATATTCACCACCTTGATCTTTTCGGTAACCGGTTAAGTGGTTCTAATATTCCTTCAATTGTAGCAAACCTCTCATCCTTGGAACACTTAAATATTGGCTATAATAATTTCTCTGGTAAAATTTCAGAAATTACTTTTTCTAAACTCTCTAATTTAGAGTATATAGACTTGAGAAGTTCAAATTTTGTATTCCAATTTGATTTGAATTGGGTTCCTCCTTTCCAACTCCAACACCTTTCATTAAGCAATACAAATCAAGGTCCAAACTTTCCATCTTGGATATATACACAGAAGTCACTGCAATATCTCGACTTATCGAGTTCGGGAATTTCATCGGTAgatagaaacaattttttgagCCTAATAGAAAGAATCCCCTTTCTTTCTTTGTCGAACAATTCGATAACTGAAGACATATCAAACCTAACACTAAAGTGTGACTCTTTGTACTTGGATCAAAATAATTTCAAGGGAGGACTCCCAAACATATCACCAATGGCATATATTGTTGATTTGTCTGACAACGCCTTCTCAGGATCAATTCCACATAGTTGgaagaaattgaaatatttatatttcattgACTTGTGGAATAATAAACTATCTGGTGAAGTTCTAGTACACCTCTGTGATTGGACACGATTGAGATTCTTGAACTTGGGAGAGAATGAATTTTCCGGAACCATACCGATCAAGATGtcacaaaaattaaattctttcataTTGAGAACTAATCAATTTGAAGGGACTATTCCCCCACAACTATTCAATCTCCCTTATTTGTTTCATTTGGACATTTCACATAACAAATTTTCAGGATCAATGCCAGAGTGTGCCTACAACTTGACTCTAATGGTTACTCAACCTGTGCATTCAGATTCTTATAATGCTAGATTTGTGTGGTTTACAAAAGCTCAAGACTATTGTGTGCTTAATTTTAACTCTAATAGGCGGACTATTGACCTTTCAAGTAACAACTTCTCCGGAGAAGTGCCATCAGAATTATTTCTGCTTGTTCAAGTTCAAACGTTGAACTTATCTCACAATAATTTCATTGGAACAATACCCAAAGTGATTGGAGGCATGAAAAATATGGAGTCTCTTGATCTCTCTAATAATAAGTTTTGTGGTGAAATTCCTCAAAGCATGTCTCTCTTAAACTTTTTGggttatttgaatttatcttaCAACAATTTTGAGGGAAAAATCCCAATAGGAACTCAACTTCAAAGTTTTAATGCATCAAGCTACATTGGCAATCCTAAATTATGCGGAGCTCCTCTTACAAATTGTACCACAAAAGAAGGAAATCCCAAAACTACAACAACATCTccagagaatgaagatgatgactCCATAAGAGAATCATTGTTTCTTGGCATGGGAGTTGGATTTGCAGCAGGCTTCTGGGGGATTTGTGGTTCTTTGTTTCTTATTAGGAAATGGAGGCACGCATACTATCGGTTTGTTGATGGAGTGGGTGATAAGCTCTATGTAATTTTTATGGTAAAGTTAAATAGCTTTCGCAGAAATTGA
- the LOC123917197 gene encoding receptor-like protein EIX2: protein MAILTTQMPLLFLLLLSLTTFHKIMSSKDHSLVQCNEKDQETLLIFKKGINDSYGHISTWSAEKDCCAWEGVHCNNITGRVTILDLYDQRLKGEINFSILELEFLSYLDLSWNDFDVINIPATLHNITHASNLLYLDLSLIDDASTLHMDNLDWLYPLSSLKYLNLTGIDLHRETNWLQAVATLRSLLALQLSQCNVTNFIINPSVEYLNLSSLVTLDLSFNNITFQSPNWFFNLTKDLTYLDLSRTNIHGEILSSLLNLKKLRILDLSLNRLQGFVPDEISQLANIHHLDLFGNRLSGSNIPSIVANLSSLEHLNIGYNNFSGKISEITFSKLSNLEYIDLRSLNFVFQFDLNWVPPFQLQHLSLSNTNQGPNFPSWIYTQKSLQYLDLSSSGISLVDRNNFLSLIERIPYLSLSNNSITEDISNLTLKCDSLYLDHNNFTGGLPNISPMVIVVDLSYNSFSGSIPHSWKNLKYLDYINLWNNKLSGEALGHLSNWTRLDYLNLGENEFSGTIPIKLSQNLNYFILRSNQFEGTIPPQLFNLPYLFHLDLSHNKLSGPMPECAYNLTLMVTLPMNSHSYFVSFEWFTKGQDYYVDDDYSNKRTIDLSRNNLSGEVPSELYHLVQVQTLNLSHNNFIGTIPKVIGGMKNMESLDLSNNKFCGEIPQSMSLLNFLGYLNLSYNNFDGKIPIGTQLQSFNASSYIGNPKLCGAPLKNCTTKEGNQKTTKTSQENEDDDSIRESMFLGMGVGFAAGFWGICGSLFLIRKWRHAYFRFVDGVRDKFYVTLMVKLNSFRRN, encoded by the coding sequence ATGGCCATTCTTACTACACAAATGCCACTTCTTTTCCTACTACTTTTATCTTTAACCACATTCCACAAAATCATGTCTAGCAAAGATCACAGTTTGGTTCAATGCAATGAGAAAGATCAAGAGACTTTGTTAATCTTCAAAAAGGGAATCAATGATAGTTATGGTCATATATCAACATGGTCAGCCGAAAAAGATTGTTGTGCATGGGAAGGAGTCCATTGCAACAACATTACTGGCAGAGTTACAATACTTGATCTTTATGATCAACGTTTGAAAGGTGAGATCAACTTTTCTATCCTCGAACTTGAGTTTCTGAGTTACTTAGATTTGAGCTGGAATGATTTTGATGTGATAAATATTCCGGCCACTCTACACAATATCACACATGCATCTAACCTTTTGTACCTTGACTTATCCCTAATCGATGATGCTAGTACTCTTCACATGGATAATCTTGATTGGCTTTATCCACTTTCTTCCTTGAAATATCTCAACCTTACGGGAATTGATCTTCATAGGGAAACCAATTGGCTTCAAGCAGTGGCTACACTTCGTTCGCTATTAGCGTTACAGTTAAGTCAGTGTAACGTGACCAACTTCATTATCAACCCATCTGTTGAGTATTTAAATTTGTCTTCACTTGTAACTCTTGATCTTAGTTTCAACAACATCACCTTTCAGTCACCAAATTGGTTTTTTAATCTCACCAAAGATCTCACCTATCTTGACCTTTCAAGGACCAACATACATGGTGAGATACTTTCAAGCTTGCTAAATCTTAAAAAATTGAGAATCCTTGATCTGTCTTTGAACCGGTTACAAGGATTTGTTCCGGATGAAATAAGCCAACTAGCAAATATTCACCACCTTGATCTTTTCGGTAACCGGTTAAGTGGTTCCAATATTCCTTCAATTGTAGCAAACCTCTCATCCTTGGAACACTTAAATATTGGCTATAATAATTTCTCTGGTAAAATTTCAGAAATTACTTTTTCTAAACTCTCTAATTTAGAGTATATAGACTTGAGAAGTTTAAATTTTGTATTCCAATTTGATTTGAATTGGGTTCCTCCTTTCCAACTCCAACACCTTTCATTGAGCAATACAAATCAAGGTCCAAACTTTCCATCTTGGATATATACACAGAAGTCACTGCAATATCTCGACTTATCGAGTTCGGGAATTTCATTGGTAgatagaaacaattttttgagCCTAATAGAAAGAATCCCCTATCTTTCTTTGTCGAACAATTCGATAACTGAAGACATATCAAACCTAACACTAAAGTGTGACTCTTTGTACTTGGATCACAATAATTTCACAGGAGGACTCCCAAACATATCACCAATGGTTATTGTAGTTGATTTGTCTTACAACTCCTTCTCAGGGTCAATTCCACATAGTTGGAAGAACTTGAAATATTTAGATTACATTAACTTGTGGAATAATAAACTATCTGGTGAAGCTCTAGGACACCTCTCTAATTGGACACGATTGGACTACTTGAACTTGGGAGAGAATGAATTTTCTGGAACCATACCAATCAAGCTGtcacaaaatttaaattatttcatATTGAGATCTAACCAATTTGAAGGGACTATTCCACCACAACTATTCAATCTCccttatttatttcatttgGACCTTTCACATAACAAACTTTCAGGACCAATGCCAGAGTGTGCCTACAACTTGACTCTAATGGTTACTCTTCCCATGAATTCACATTCttattttgtttcatttgaGTGGTTTACAAAAGGTCAAGACTATTATGTGGATGATGATTACTCAAATAAGCGGACTATTGACCTTTCAAGGAACAACTTGTCTGGAGAAGTGCCATCAGAATTATATCACCTTGTTCAAGTTCAAACGTTGAACTTATCTCACAATAATTTCATTGGAACAATACCCAAAGTGATTGGAGGCATGAAAAATATGGAGTCTCTTGATTTATCTAATAATAAGTTTTGTGGTGAAATTCCTCAAAGCATGTCTCTCTTAAACTTTTTGGGTTACTTGAATTTATCTTACAACAATTTCGATGGAAAAATCCCAATAGGAACTCAACTTCAAAGTTTTAATGCATCGAGCTACATTGGCAACCCAAAATTATGCGGAGCTCCTCTTAAAAATTGTACCACAAAAGAAGGAAATCAGAAAACTACAAAAACATCtcaagagaatgaagatgatgactCCATAAGAGAATCAATGTTTCTTGGCATGGGAGTTGGATTTGCAGCAGGCTTCTGGGGGATTTGTGGTTCTTTGTTTCTTATTAGGAAATGGAGGCATGCATACTTTAGGTTTGTTGATGGAGTGAGAGACAAGTTCTATGTAACTTTGATGGTAAAGTTAAATAGCTTTCGCAGAAATTGA